The following is a genomic window from Verrucomicrobiales bacterium.
TGTGATAGTCCTCCTGGGTCCACTGGTCGGACGGGTGCGCATGGCACCGGGCACAGGCGATTTGAGTGCCAAGAAAGATGCGCGCGACATGTTCCGACAAGTCCCGCGGATCGACGGCGAGCGTCATGAAGTTGGCGGGGCCCACGACCGCCAGGTCCCCCGTCGCGGTGAGCAGGGCTTGAGCCCATTGGTCGAAAGGCGCGCGTGTCGCGATTTGGTTGCGCAGCCAGCGATAGTAAGTGGTGGCGGCTTCGTCCTTGCCATTGAGCAGCAGGAGATCCGCCATCTTTAGCGTCCAATAGTCCACAAACCTTTCGTTATCCAGCAACTCCTCGATCACCTGGGCGCGCTTGGCCGGAGAGGCAGGGAGTTCCAGGAACCTGACGACCTGCTCAGGCTCGGGCAGCGTTCCCGCCAGATCCAGGTGGATCCGGCGAATGAACTCCTCGTCGCTGCAGAGTTGAGAAGCAGGAACGTTGAGCCGCTGCCGCTCCGCTTGGATGTGCTGATCGACAAAATTCACGGCCAGCTGCGGGTTGGCTGTGACCTTGGGGCCTTCAAAGGGTATTCCGATCCGGGAGGCGGCCACATGTCCGGAGTAGCGCACCATGATGGCGGTCAGGCCTGGTCGAACGGAGCGAACTAGTCCGGTGGCGGACACCTCGGCGATTTCCTCATCGTTCGACGTGAACAAGGACAGGCTCGTCACGTCGGAGAGAGTGTCGTCGGAGAGCCTGGCTACAACTCTTAGCTGCCGTGTTTGGTTCGTTGCGGAAAAGAGTTGATCGGAGGGATCTACTGCGATGCCTGCTACGTGGAGTTCGGCGGGGCCGTAGGGTGCGCCCTTTTCGATCCAGCGTTTGAGCAGTTCGTACGGGTGCGAATCGAGGCGCAAGCGGCGTCCGCCCTCGTGATCGATCCGGTTGGACGCTTTGCGCAGGAGTAGACTGTCGTCGGCGCGGACCAGATCGAGCCTGCGTCCTCCTAGTTCTCTCGTGATCCGATCATGGTCATCGTGCGGATCATATCCCAGAAGGCTGAGCTTGAAGCCGCCTTGACCGGTGGCAGCGCCATGGCAGGCGCCGGCGTTACATCCCGCCTTGGTCAGAACAGGAATAATCGAGGTGCGGAAGGAGAGCGTCTCAGCATCGGCGTGTGGCGAGGCGAGGAGCAGGAGGGCGAACAGGATGACGCCCCGGCGGTTCATGGTCTGCGTGGGGGTTGAAGTTCCGAGAGAAACTCTTGACCCTTCTTTCGCGCGTAGTCGGTTCCGTAGCGATCCCCGAAGTGAAGGATCCGGATCCAACCGTCGATCGCCTGTTTCTGGAGGTCGGGGTTCCCATGGATGTGTGAGCGGACGTCGGCGAGGATCTGGTCAACTACGGCGATGTCGTTGGTTTTTCGGATGAAGCTTCGCAGGAGGCCTTGAAGCCTTTCATCGGTTGGAACCGCTCCAGGGAACGGTTCCTTCTTCGGATTGGCGGCCTTCTCGTCCTCCGCTTTCATCCTGTCCGTCCGCTCGCCTGGGCCAGCGGGCCCGCGGGTCCGCCCACTCAATTCCGCGGCCGTTGGCGGGTTGGTGTCGCCACAGGTCCTGGCCAAAGCCTCGAGGACCTTGGGGGCATCCGCGATGCCGGGCTGGATTAGGGCGAAGTTCGCGGCGGCCTGTCTGTTGGTGGCGACCAGGATGGTCATCAGGCAATCCTTGTTCAGCCCATAGTTGCCCGGCCCCTCGGCGCCATCGATCGACAGGCCTACATGCGATTTCAGCTTCAGAGACGTGGTGGCCGCTTTGATGCGCTGCTCGCCGGCGATGCGGTCGGCGGCCAGGAACACGATCTCCGTTTGCAGCCGGTCCTGCCGAAGCGCTCCGTATTCGTCGACCACCCTCAGCAAGGGAACAAGCGAACGCTCCAGTCCGTGCAGGAACACAATCGCCAGCGGGCGGTCAGAACTTCCCTCGAGGATCCTCCGAGGGCTGCCGGCGGCAACTCCGTTGATCTCGATCACTTGAAAGGGAGTTAACTTCTCCCCGGGTTGTGGTCCGGAGAAAACGGGGTCGGAAGCAGCCGAGCAAACGCGCACGACCGCAGCGGCCCAGGCCAGAGAGAGGAGAAGTCGAGCAGTCATATCATGGACTGAGTGTCGTTTCGGGAGCCTTGCCGGCGAGCTCTTTCAGCAGGGTCACGGCCAGATCGGCGATGCGTTCTCCGGTGCCTGGCTCGGCATAGCTGTGATAACCGGTCCAGACCTGGTACCCGCCCAGTTTGTGACCTTCCAGGTTAGGCAGGTAGCCGACCCAATCGTTAGCCAGCTCCGCGACGTAGGTATGCCGGAAGGGAGAGCGGTTCTTGATGTCGATTCCCAGTTGCGTAAAATACTCTGCCGGCACGCCCACGACCGCCACATCGCCGATGCGCATCGCCTGAACCCACGTGGATCGTTCCTGGCCTTGAGAGGAGCTCAGCTCGCTGCGCATGTTGCGGAACACCTTGGCGATGACTTCGGAGCTGCCCGGGGCGTATTTGCGACAGTAGCGCAGCACGGCCGCATCCTCTGCTTGCTCGTCAAAACGACGGACTTTGAAATTCACGGACCGTTTAATGGAATCCAGACGCGCGACTTCCCGTGGCTGGGCTTGTTCCAGGGTCTCCTTCACCGACTGTTTGATCCTGCGGATGCATTCCTCGCCGGTGAGCTTCAGATTGTGCGTCGAACCTGATGCGCCCTCGAGAAAGCAAAACGTTCCTCCCAACTCGCTCTCGAGTTCCTGGGTGGCGAGGCCATAGATGCTGGCTGAACGTTTGCCGGGCGTCTTCGTTCCTATGGAATGAGTGCTATGGTTGAAGAGGACGGACCTCCAGGCATTCATGGAATCGCGGAAGGCCAGGACAGGCAGCTCGGCATCGAAGGGACCGGTGGGTCTTACAAAATTGGTCTGGGGTCCAATCCAGTAGATCTCGCCGTCGGAGAGCAGTACGCGGCTGTTTTGGCCCACGGTGGCCTGCTCGCCCAGCGCAAAATGGAAGGTGCAGGGTGCCAGGTTGGTGGCTGCGCGGCGGGTTGCTTCGACGATCGCAGCCTGCACCTGCCGCGTGAAGGCTTCATCTGGACCATAGTCATGCACGCGCATCGTGCTAGGGGCGTGATGCGTGTGGGTGCAGTTGATGAGGATGTGAGAGGCGGGAATGCCCGTCGCGCGCTCGATGTCCGCCACCACGGGATCCAAGGTTTGGCGGGTCATCATCAGAACATCGCAGGCGACGATGGCAAGGCGGGTGGCGCCCTGGCGAAGAACGGTGGCAATACAACGCAGTCTTCCTTCCTGTCCGACGACTTTGCCTGCGGTGATTCCTCCGGCGATGACCATTTGGTCTTCTCCCTGCAGGTCCACCGAGGCAGCGCCCACTTCAAGGGTTGACGCGGCATCTCCAGAGAAAGGAAAAAGCGTTAGACAGAGTGCGAAGCAGATTGGCCAAAGGCGAACCGAGGGAGACATGAATGAAAAGGTGCCCGGAGCGGTCCTGGACATCAAGACGGTAGTTTGTCGACCTTGGTGAGCATAGGGAGTAGGATGAGATTTGATCGCGAAGCGGTCCGAGGAAGGGGTAGGGCGAGACTCTGCTCGAGCCCTGATGAGCCCAAGATGGTCGAACTTGGTGGGAGCTGCGTTGTGGAGAGCCGATGGGGAGAGGGTCACCTGTCCCCTGTCCACCCTCGCGGAGTTGCCCCCTTGTTGTCCAGCGCCTGGGGCAGGAATGGGCTCGACAGAGTCTCTCCCTACCTCAGTGACGATATGGGGTAGGGCGAAATCACGTTCAGGGGGCGGACTTGTCCTTTTCCTTGTCCTTCTCCTTCGATTTCTCTGGGGACTTCTCCTTGGGTTCTTTCTCGGCGTCCTCTTCGGCTTTGATGGCTTTAATCTTCTCTTTAACCCAATCCTCGGCACCAGCGTCCCGCGCCTGTTCGTACCAATATTTGGCGGCATCCCGATCCTTGAGCATTTCGTGGGCTTGGGCTCGTTCGGTCAGAAGGGTGACATCCGGGGAACTCGGGTTGATCCGAGTGCTCATCTCCTGAATGGCATCCTCAAGATCGGTCTTGGCTGCCTCGTTTTTGCCGAGGCCCTGCTGAGCGCGGGCGCGTCGGACCAGCCAGGAGCTGCGGATGCGCGAGCTTTGCAGCTCCGGCTCGATCTTCTTCAACGCTTCGGCAAACTGCTTATCATCCAAGAGCGCTTCGATCCATTCCAGTTCGAGAACGCCGCTCCCGGTCTCGTCGATCCCTTGCCGAATGCCATCGAGCCGCTCCTTGGGCTGCTTTAGTCGCTCGTGCAGGTCACTGCGGAGGAGATACCAATCCACGTTCTGTTTATGCAGTTGGATGGCGTGGTTGCAGTCTTCGAGTGCTTTTTTGTAGTCGGCCCGAGCCTTCAGGATTTCCGCGCGTGAGGCGTGCAGGGCTGCCAGCTCGTTGGGCTCGTCGGTCTTGAGCTTCAGGGCGTGGGAGATGGTATCGAGGGCTTCGTTCGTCTTGCCGAGAGAGAAATACACGCGTCCCAGTTCCCGGTGTACCAGCAGCTTTTCCGGACCCAGGCGGATGGCTTGCTCAAGGTCACGCGCGGCTTCACCGAGTTTGCCGAGCACGCGATACTCAATGGCACGCTGTAGGAACAAGTCCGCAGTCTCTCCGCGGTTCAACAACTCCGTCAGTTCCTCAATTTCATGCTCGGGACCCTCGTGTGCGGCCAGGGAACCCGCCAGTCCTAACCAGGCGCACATGGCAGCCACCAGCCCAAGTGATTGGAAAGGTTTCATAATCCCTAGTCTTCCAGTACCAGGATCGGATCCAAGCAGAAGTCCAGAGTGTCCGCAGCGGAGGTGTGGCCTTCGATAGCGAGCACGTTCACCCCATCCTTGAGGTGGTTTTGGAAATCTTTGAGGGTGAGATAAACGCGCCCGCGATCCTCACGCGCTTTGACTCCCTGGGCGTTCCGGCCGCTGCTACGGCCGACATTTTGCCGCACTACCTCGCGTCCGTTGAGATAGGCAATGAAGGCATCTCGATAATCGATCTGAAGCCCCATTTCCGTGATGGCGTCCGCCTGGGCAACCTCAAATTCCCTGCGTAGATAGACCGTGGAGAACTTCCGACGCATCTCCTTGAGTTCGGTCTTAAACTCACCCTCGCCATAGCCAAAGCCGCCAACGCCTGTTTTCCAATCCTTTCCGGCGAAACCCAGCCGTGTCCACCCCATGCCCTGAGGGTGCGAACCCGCCAGATACTCCCACTGAGCGTGCTGGGGTATGACGATCTTGTGATCGACGGCAGGAGCGGCTTTGTCCTTTGGCTCTGAGCTGGACTTTTTATATTCCGCGGGCTGCCACGGGTTACCGACTCGAGTCGGAGTGACCACGCCGCGTTTGATGATGCTGAAGAGGTCCCGCACGTTCCCGTTGCGATTGATCATGCGTGCCACCAGGGTGTCGCCATGCACATCGACAATGACCGAGCCGTGCTCGAGAATGATTCGGCGCATCACGGGTAGGCTACCTACACGGCTGAGGGTCTGGCCCGCGTTGCCCGTCACGACTTGGACGGTGCCTTCATGGGGGTGAATCCCTGCACTCTTGCGATACGCGCCATCTCCAGCGGGATCGCCATCTCCATCATCCAGAATGACGTTCTCCGAGACCGTGTTGGTCGCGTAAGCTCCATCCATCAGCATGGAGCGTTCGTAGGTATGGGAGTGGCCGGTTAGGACCACGTCGGTTCCCCCCGCCTCCAGGATGGGAACAATGTAGCGACGCATCTCGATCAGGTCCTTCTCCTTGTCGCTGTCGTGGCTCCCTTTGGTGTAGGGGGGGTGATGAAAGAAGGCGACAATCCAATCTGCTTTGGTTTTCTCTAGATCCGTCTTGAGCCACTTTGCCATCGGCGCGGTGGGTTTCCGATCCATGTCGTGCGAGTCCAGGCAGATGAAATGGATGTTTCCGTAATCGTAGGAGTAATAGGCTTCAGTTCCCGAAGCGAAGCCGCCCACCTCGGCGCGAGTCGGCACCACGTAGGCGTCGTAGTAAGGTCCAACACCCGTGGTCCCCTTGGAGGTATGGCCTTCGTGGTTGCCCATGGTCGGCCAGCACACCTTGTTGCGCAGGGTCTGCTCGTAAGACTCAAAGAACCGTGTTTGGAATTCCATGTCACGACCCGTGTTGTAGGCCATGTCTCCAACATGGATCCAAAAGTCAAGCGGCACGCCCTCTTTCAGTACGGTGCTTGTCATGGCGTCGTGCACCGCCTTCTGCGCCTCGCGTCCGGTCCCGCCATCGCCAAGCACCCAGAAGCGAATGGGCCGGGCGGTGCCAGCGAGCGGCTGAGTTCGAAAATAGTAGGTGTCATCCGCGGGCGTGAGCCGCTTGTCACCGTCGTAGACCGCGTAGTAATACTGAGTGTCGGGCTTGAGGTCGGCAATCTTGGCTTCGTATTGGAAGGTCCCAACTGGGGCTGAGTGCAACTTGGGCAATGCAAGGTTTGCCGAAGTTCGCAAAGCCTTCCACCGAGGAAGCATCTCCTGACCGTTAGTCCCAAGAGAGGCTCGCGTGACAATGGAGCCGCCGCGGACCCGCTCGGTCAAATGATTGCGATCACTCCCGTAACGGACCACGGGATCAATGGGGCCCTCAGTGCGCCAAACCACGTGCATGAGATTAGGACTGGCAAACTGAAGATAGGGTGATCGACGAAAGGGCGGGGGGGGGTTGGCTGCCTGGGCTACCTCAACCAGGAGTGAAGAGCACAGGATCCCGTAACAAAGAGACAGTACAGGCAGCACTAGAGAATCGTTCCGCGATAGCATTGGATGATTGTTCACAGATCTTCTCGAAACGTCAATTGAAGAACGTGAGACACATTTGACGTTTAAGTGACTTTCCTGGTCGGCGATGTTCCTCGCGGAGTCGCGAGGCGATCTGAGGTTCGCTCCACTTCCTCTGGAGGAGCCGACGTCTGGAGATTCCGATGCCTTCAGGATTCTTAATCCGTGGAATCAGCGAAATCCGTGGTTCACCCGTTGCTCTCCCTCTCTGCGCCCTTCCCGCCTCTGCGGTGTAAGTCCGTTCGTTGGCAGGTGCGGAAGCCTGGGAACGGGGACATTTTGCCCACGGACCACGCGGACCACACGGATCCGAGGAGAGACCGCAACCCCGACCGCGGGTGCGGGGCGAGTGGCCGAGCCGACTGAAGTTACTCTTCTGCTGAATTGCCTCCGACTCCGTGTGTTCTGTGTGTTCCGTGGGCAAAACTCTTCCTTGGAGGTTGTCTCGGCCTTCCCTTCGAGCCCTGTAGGAGCCGCTTGAGAAGAGCAGTCCCAGAAAAAGCTAAGACCGAAGTGCAACGTCTCCACAGGCTGACGCCGACGGCCTGCTAGACGGGCAGCTCCCAGCCGGGTCGGTAGGCCAGCTTGACGTATTGCTCGGCTTCCGGGGCGTTGAGCGCCTTCATGTTCGGGCCGTCCCACTCGAGCTTTTTGCCCACCCGCATCGCCACGCACCCCAACAGGATGATTTCGGTGAGATAGGCCGCCACGTCGAAGTTGGAGTAGGCCGGCTTGCCTCCACGGATGGCTTCAATCCACTCCTTATAGTGACCAGGACTGCGTGGAATGGTTTCCTTAGGTCCTTTGTAACCTTGGAATTTCGTTTCTGGCAACAGGAAGAACTGCGAACCGTAGTCGTCGGGGGAGTAGAGATGGCCTTTGTCGCCGATGAGCAGGCAACCGCTGCCTGGCAGTTTCTTGTCGCCTTTGGCATCTCCTTTGTTCAAGTGGTCCAGGATGCGGTGGCTCTTTTCGGAAAACGGCTTGAGACCGCCGTCGTACCAGTGAAATTCCAAAGGGGGAAGCCCATCGCGTTTGGGAAATTGGAAGATGATCTCCGACGCACTGGGATAGGTTTCCTTCTTCATGGCCGAGGAGCGCGCCTCGATGCTGGTCGGATAGCCCAGCTTCAACGCCCGGAAGGGCATGTTGACCGTATGGCAGGCCAT
Proteins encoded in this region:
- a CDS encoding DUF1553 domain-containing protein; amino-acid sequence: MNRRGVILFALLLLASPHADAETLSFRTSIIPVLTKAGCNAGACHGAATGQGGFKLSLLGYDPHDDHDRITRELGGRRLDLVRADDSLLLRKASNRIDHEGGRRLRLDSHPYELLKRWIEKGAPYGPAELHVAGIAVDPSDQLFSATNQTRQLRVVARLSDDTLSDVTSLSLFTSNDEEIAEVSATGLVRSVRPGLTAIMVRYSGHVAASRIGIPFEGPKVTANPQLAVNFVDQHIQAERQRLNVPASQLCSDEEFIRRIHLDLAGTLPEPEQVVRFLELPASPAKRAQVIEELLDNERFVDYWTLKMADLLLLNGKDEAATTYYRWLRNQIATRAPFDQWAQALLTATGDLAVVGPANFMTLAVDPRDLSEHVARIFLGTQIACARCHAHPSDQWTQEDYHRFAAYFARLNRDGGAIQISQRGEVDHPKTGQPLAPQALGAPPNKPQAEGVDRRVELAAWLTSPHNPRFTHTIVNRVWKHLLGRGLVEPEDDHRPTNPPSHPALLNALAQEFIQHRLDLRHLVRTIVLSETYQLSSQASDANRTDSKLYSHAQVRSLPAAVFVDAVAQVTGVPDVFPGYSPGTRAVQLLSPAIPSPALDILGRCQRKQSCGSPTQPGGGGLAQALHLINGSTINEKISGDRVARWLPQSDQEIILNLYLRAFARRPSANEMNEWNSLLSRRSDRQEAIQDLIWTVLNSREFSVNH
- a CDS encoding tetratricopeptide repeat protein, yielding MKPFQSLGLVAAMCAWLGLAGSLAAHEGPEHEIEELTELLNRGETADLFLQRAIEYRVLGKLGEAARDLEQAIRLGPEKLLVHRELGRVYFSLGKTNEALDTISHALKLKTDEPNELAALHASRAEILKARADYKKALEDCNHAIQLHKQNVDWYLLRSDLHERLKQPKERLDGIRQGIDETGSGVLELEWIEALLDDKQFAEALKKIEPELQSSRIRSSWLVRRARAQQGLGKNEAAKTDLEDAIQEMSTRINPSSPDVTLLTERAQAHEMLKDRDAAKYWYEQARDAGAEDWVKEKIKAIKAEEDAEKEPKEKSPEKSKEKDKEKDKSAP
- a CDS encoding metallophosphoesterase family protein yields the protein MHVVWRTEGPIDPVVRYGSDRNHLTERVRGGSIVTRASLGTNGQEMLPRWKALRTSANLALPKLHSAPVGTFQYEAKIADLKPDTQYYYAVYDGDKRLTPADDTYYFRTQPLAGTARPIRFWVLGDGGTGREAQKAVHDAMTSTVLKEGVPLDFWIHVGDMAYNTGRDMEFQTRFFESYEQTLRNKVCWPTMGNHEGHTSKGTTGVGPYYDAYVVPTRAEVGGFASGTEAYYSYDYGNIHFICLDSHDMDRKPTAPMAKWLKTDLEKTKADWIVAFFHHPPYTKGSHDSDKEKDLIEMRRYIVPILEAGGTDVVLTGHSHTYERSMLMDGAYATNTVSENVILDDGDGDPAGDGAYRKSAGIHPHEGTVQVVTGNAGQTLSRVGSLPVMRRIILEHGSVIVDVHGDTLVARMINRNGNVRDLFSIIKRGVVTPTRVGNPWQPAEYKKSSSEPKDKAAPAVDHKIVIPQHAQWEYLAGSHPQGMGWTRLGFAGKDWKTGVGGFGYGEGEFKTELKEMRRKFSTVYLRREFEVAQADAITEMGLQIDYRDAFIAYLNGREVVRQNVGRSSGRNAQGVKAREDRGRVYLTLKDFQNHLKDGVNVLAIEGHTSAADTLDFCLDPILVLED